The following coding sequences are from one Eucalyptus grandis isolate ANBG69807.140 chromosome 11, ASM1654582v1, whole genome shotgun sequence window:
- the LOC104425413 gene encoding xanthohumol 4-O-methyltransferase, whose protein sequence is MESLDETEATLRGQAHVWKLLYAYADSMVLKCAVELRLPDIIHSYGDGPVTLAQIASRIPSSSHGTAYLARIMRLLVRKNIFSANHCLPDGSHESHETLYSLTPSSRWLLQGCGSELSLAPMVLMENHPWLMSSWHCLGDSVRTGGIAFEMAHGRKVWDFASENPEFNRLFNDGMACTSRILVRGIVEAYKDGFESIGSLVDVGGGIGGALTEIIKSYPHIQGTNFDLPHVIATAPAHNRITHVGGDMFETIPHADAVFMKGIMHDWGDEDCIKILKNCRKAILEKKGKVIISDIVLKPKGDGMFDETGLVMDLVMMTHCSGGKERDELEWKKILEEGGFHRYNIIKTPYLSFIIEAFPL, encoded by the exons atgGAATCGCTTGATGAAACTGAAGCAACCCTAAGAGGCCAAGCACACGTGTGGAAGCTCCTGTATGCATACGCCGACTCCATGGTGCTGAAATGCGCGGTCGAGCTCCGATTACCCGACATCATCCATTCTTACGGTGACGGGCCCGTCACCCTAGCCCAAATAGCCTCCCGCATTCCCTCCTCATCCCACGGAACCGCCTACTTGGCGCGCATCATGAGACTCCTTGTCCGCAAGAACATCTTCTCCGCCAACCATTGCCTACCCGATGGCAGCCATGAGAGTCACGAGACACTCTACAGCCTCACCCCATCGTCGAGATGGCTCCTCCAGGGGTGCGGGTCCGAGCTTAGCCTCGCGCCGATGGTGTTGATGGAAAACCACCCATGGCTGATGTCCTCGTGGCATTGCCTTGGCGACTCTGTCAGGACCGGCGGCATCGCATTCGAGATGGCTCACGGCCGCAAGGTTTGGGACTTCGCATCGGAGAATCCCGAGTTCAACCGTTTGTTCAATGATGGGATGGCGTGTACGAGCAGGATCTTGGTTAGGGGCATCGTGGAAGCGTATAAGGACGGCTTCGAGAGCATTGGATCTTTGGTCGATGTCGGAGGGGGGATTGGCGGGGCCTTGACGGAGATCATTAAGTCATATCCACACATTCAAGGGACTAATTTCGATCTGCCTCATGTCATTGCGACGGCACCTGCGCATAATAGAATCACTCATGTTGGAGGAGACATGTTTGAGACTATACCGCATGCCGATGCAGTTTTCATGAAG GGGATCATGCATGACTGGGGGGATGAAGATTGCATCAAGATTTTAAAGAATTGCAGAAAAGCAATCCTAGAAAAGAAGGGCAAGGTGATCATATCAGATATTGTGTTGAAACCAAAGGGCGATGGCATGTTCGATGAGACCGGACTAGTGATGGATCTGGTCATGATGACGCATTGCTCAGGTGGTAAGGAGAGGGATGAGCTtgaatggaagaaaattttggaGGAAGGAGGGTTTCATCGCTACAACATCATCAAAACCCCTTATTTGTCATTCATCATCGAAGCCTTTCCACTTTGA